TCGCAATAAAACCGCCCTTCAAGGCTCTTTAATCACTCAAGGCATTCACACAGAAGATTCTTTTGAGCTCCAAGGCACACTTAATTACAATCAAAACCAAAATCCTTTTTCATTAATGCTAACTCCCCAAAACTTCGCACTTAGAATCCAACAAATCCCTTCTAGTCAAATTTATACACTTTTTGATCAAGCTCCACGCTATTTTAGTGGAATAGGCAATTTTAGCCTTAATAGCGACTTTATTAATCATATCAATAATATTAATTTTGATATTCATAGTCTTTCATTCCAATCAACTCCTTTGCTTCAAGAGTTACAAAACAAAAGCAAACAAAATTTCACAAAAGAAAACTTTAATGGCTATATTTATAACACCACTCTACAAAATGAGATTCTCCAAAGCCGTATCTCTTTACAATCCAAGAACTTTAAAATCCAATCCCAAAAAATCACTACTAATCTTAATACCAAAGAGATTGAAGGGGATTTCACCCTTAAAACAAAATCCAAAGAATCAAAATACACAATCTATGGCAAAACTTCTCATCCAAGAATCAAACCCATTCAATAAGACAATATCTTTAAATTAGCCATATTTAAATTCACTTTTATCTCTTTTTTGTTTAAATTCCATACTTATTTTACTAAAGGCAAATATTATGGAAGATCTAAAGCAAACCTATCCTGATTCACTCCCTTACCATCAAGGTGGAAAACTCGAAGTCATCCCAAGAACTAAAGTTGAAAATGAGCACGATTTATCTCTTGCATATTCTCCTGGTGTTGCAGTGCCTTGCAAAGAAATTCAAAAAGATCCAAATTTAGCTTATGAATATACTTCAAAAGGCAATCTTGTTGCTGTTATTTCAAATGGCACTGCTGTTTTGGGATTAGGTAATATTGGAGCTCTAGCAGGAAAACCTGTTATGGAAGGAAAAGCGGTTTTATTTAAAAAATTTGCCGACATTAATGCCTTTGATATTGAAATTGATGAAACCAATCCTGATAGATTCATTGAAATTGTTAAAGCCATTGCCCCTACTTTTGGCGGAATCAATTTAGAAGACATTAAAGCACCAGAATGCTTTTATATTGAAAGTCGCCTTAAAGAGATTCTTGATATTCCCATTATGCACGATGATCAACACGGCACTGCAATTATTTCGGCTGCAGGCATTATCAATGGTGCAAAAATTGCCAATAAAAATATTCAAGATTTAAAAATGGTTGTTTTAGGAGCAGGTGGTGCAGCAATTGCTTGTGCAAAAATCGCACAAAAACTTGGCGTAAAAGAAATTATTATGTTTGATAGCAAAGGTGCTATCACGACACACCGCAAAGATTCCCTTAATGGCTTCAAAAAAGATTTTATTATTGATAGAAAAATTGACACTTACAAAGAAGCCTTAGATGGTGCTGATATTGTGCTTGGATTATCAAGAGGAGATATTTTGGAAGCAAAGGATATTGAAGGAATGAATAAAAATCCAATGATTTTTGTAATGAGCAATCCTATCCCAGAAATCGATCCCAAACTTATAAGGGAAGTGCGTCCTGATGCAATTATTGCTACAGGCAGAAGCGATTACCCCAATCAAATCAATAATGTCTTAGGATTCCCTTATATCTTTAAAGGTGCGCTCAAAGCACGTGCAAAAAGCATTAATGAATCAATGAAACTTGCCGCAGCCAATGCTCTAGCACAACTCGCACAAGAAGAAATACCACCAGCCCTAAAAGCAGAATTAGAAAAAATTCACCAAAGAAAATTTGAATTTGGCAAAGAATACATTATCCCCTCTCCTTTTGATTGGAGACTTAAAGATTTTATCTCTAATGCTGTAGCACAAGCTGCTATTGATAGTGGTGTCGCAAGAATAAAGGCTTTATAAATGGAAGAATTTGATTATAAACTTGTAATGTTTGGTTTTAGTGCCTTGTGTGAAGATTTAGAAGAAGTCCAAAGACGACTTTCTCTTTACCCCAAAGAACGCTATGAACTTGAAAATGGCGAAGAATGTTTTTTAATCGATCTAAGAACCAAAGAACAATTTCCTATTATCTTAGAAAACAATCGCTTTGTTATTTCAAAAACTCCCAAAAATCTTGACTAGAAAAACCTATTTTTAAGCCTTTTTGGCTACAATTTCATCTCCCCAAAATAAAGAGTCTTTTTCAAAATAAATACTACAAGGAAAAAATTATGAAAAAAGTGTTATTGTTGATGAGTGGAGGTGTTGATTCAAGCTATTGTGCCTATTTACTACAAAAACAAGGTTATAGTGTTTATGGAATTTATCTTAAACTCCACGATAAAGAAGAAAAACACGATTACTACACTAGAAATATTCAAAAATGCGCAGAATCCCTTAACATTCCCTATCAAATCGTTGATGAACGCGAACTTTTTAAAAAAAGCGTTTATGATTATTTTGTCGATTCTTACAAAAAAGGCTTAACGCCTAATCCTTGTGCAATGTGCAATCCTAATGTAAAATTTAATATTGCTTTTAAACTTGCTAAAGATTTAGGCTGCGAATTTGTAGCAACAGGACATTACGCCCAAATTAAAAATGGCAGAATCGCTCAAGCAGTTGATACGCACAAAGATCAAAGCTATTTTCTCTTTGGATTAAAACCAGAATGGATCGAAAAAATCATCTTCCCTTTAGGTGATAAAAAGAAAGAAGAAATTAAACCTATTGCACTCAAAGAACTACCTTGGCTTGGAACTTTAGAGACTTACAAAGATTCTCAAGAAATTTGCTTTGTTGAAAATTCCTATATTGATGTCTTAAAAAAACATCACAAAACCGAACAAAAAGGGGATGTGCTTGATTCTAAGGGCAATAAGATTGGCACCCATAAAGGCTATATGCAATACACTATTGGCAAACGCAAAGGCTTCACCATTAAAGGCGCACTCACCCCTCATTATGTGCTAAAAATTAATCCACAGGATAATACCATTATTGCAGGTAGCAAGGAAGAATTAGCAACAAATAAAGTCCAAGCTCTCAATCTCTCACTACCTAAAGAATGGTTTCAGGATAACAAAGTTTTAGACTGCGAAGTAAAAATCCGTTACAAAAGTCATAAGATTCCAGCACAAATCACTTTGATGAGCAATGGCAATCAAGATATTATTACCGCTAATCTTAAAGAGTCTGCCTATGGCGTAGCCAATGGACAAGCCTTAGTTTTATATAATGGTAATGAAGTTTTAGGCGGTGGATTTATTGGGGATTTCTAACCCAATAAATCCAATTGTATTAATTTGTTTCAACTTTTCACACTATCCTATCCTAAACCGCCTAAATTCTCACAATATTTTCAAATTCATTAAGAAAAAGAAATGCAATTGCAATCCTTTTTCTTTGTTTTAAAGTTAGAGAGGTATAATTTTTAGACATTAAAACAAGAAGGAACAAAATGAAAAACAGAATTGCAGTTGCAACAGACTTTTCCCAAAAAAGCTTAATGGCACTTACTAAAGCTATCTATTTAGCTAAAAAACTTCAATACACTTTAGATATTATACATGTTGTAGAATACTCCATATTTCACAATCCCAAAAAAGACAAAAAAGCCGGTAAAGATGCCTTAGCAAAATTTCTTAAAAACCACTTCCCAAATCCAGAAGTCGAAATGCAGCAATTTTGTTATGTAGGAACAATCCATAAAGAAATCAATCAACACATTAAAGAACGCGAATGCCGTCTATTGTGCATAGGCGCAACAGGAGAAACTCAACACTTAACCGATATTTTACTTGGGTCTGTCACAAAACAAATTGTCAAAAAATCACCTATTCCAGTCTTAGTGGCTAAAAATGAAACGCTACCTGATTATACCAATATTTTTTCACCCACTGATTTTAGTGAAGCTTCTAGCAAAATTGCTAAAATTACCAAAAAATTCTTCCCTACCGCTCATCTCATTTTCTATCATATGATTAGCCGTCCTTTTGAAATTCGACTTGGGCATTATGGTGCCAATGACGAACAAATCTCAAATTTCAATCAAACCTTAGAAAACAAAACCAAAGAATTGGCTAAAAAATTTCTTAAAAATTTCCCTGAACATAAAAATGAAGTGGTGCTTGATAGTGGAATTCTTTCTTATACAAGACTTTTAAGTGTTGCTGAAAACAAAAATGCTTCACTCATAGCTCTTCCCACTAGCGGAAAAGTAAGCTTTTTTGCATTGGATGTTTTGGAAAATTCCAAAATTGATGTCTTTATTTGGAAATTTTAAGCCTTATGGGTAGATGAAAAATCTCTGCCCTCCGCTTTTTATCAATTACAAAGAACGCCTTGTTTTTTCTCTTTTTTTGCTTGGCGTATTAATTTGCACATTAAGCTATAAATACTATCAATTCCACACCCTAAAATCTCAAAAATTTCCCCAAATTCAAGCCAATGTTATTTTGCAATACCAAAAAACCAAAGGGCAAAAACGCTATTTTGTTTTGAAACTAAAAAGCAACTTTGGGACATTTTACACAACTTCTTGGGAGGATTTAAAAAATCTAAAAAACAAAAGAGTCTCTTTAAAGATTATCTTAGAAAAGGTTAATTTTTGGGATTTTATAAAAGGCTTTTATGCGCCAAGTTTTCAACTTGCTTTAATGCAAGAAGAAGATTTTAGAAAGCCCCTTAGGGATTTTATTTTACAACAGCACAAAACGCTTTTAATGGGAGAATACTATCTCTCACTTTTTCTATCTGATCCTTTGCCACTGCCTTGGAGAGAACTAGCCCAAAGCTATGGAATCGCCCATATCTTTGCCATTTCTGGCTATCACACTGGAATCCTAAGTGCTTTAGGATTTTTAATCTTAGGCTGGATTTACACTCCCTTGCACAGACGCTATTTCCCTTATCGGAATCGCTATTTTGATTTAGGCATTATTGTTTTGTCTTTGCTTGTTGGCTATTATTTCCTCCTCACACAATCCCCCTCTTATCTTAGAGCTTTGGCAATGTCTTGCATTGCATTTTTTTTGCTTTTTAGGGGCTTAGATATTTTACGATTGGAATCATTTTTTTGGAGCATTGCAATCCTTCTTGCCTTTTTTCCTTCTTTGATTTTTTCAATCGGATTTTATTTTTCCTGCCTTGGAGTTTTATATATTTTTTTATTTTTTAAATACTTTAAAATTCCGCATTCTTTTTTCAAAAAACTTCTCTATGGTCTTAGCATTAACATTTCCACTTTTTTTCTTATGGGCATTGTGGTTTATTATTTCTTTCCGCCTTTTTCTCCGCTCTCCCTTAGCTCAATCCTGCTTACTCCCCTTTTTAGCTTGTATTATCCTTTTATTTTTGTTGCACATTTTTTTGGTTTTGGAGGATTGCTTGATTCTATGCTTTTGTGGTGGCTTAGCCTAGAAACACACACGATTATTTTACAACCTAGCTTTTATCTTTTTATATTTTGCAATTTCCTAACGATTCTAGCTATTTTCTACCGCAGTGCTTTTTTTGCACTTTTTTTGCTTAATTTTATTTATTATTTATATGGCATTATTTTGTATTTTCAAATATTATAAGATTCAATTTTTACACATTAAAAAATTCTATTTGGTTTTTTTTCTAAAATCGGTTAAAATTCCTAGATTATTTTACCCTTACAAAGGAAGATTGTGAATGAATTAATTTCAAAAATTAGCAAAGGAATTTTTGTTATTCTACCCTTTTTATTGCTATTTTGGATTTTTTCTTTTGTTTATGATTTTTGTGCTGCGATTTTTTATTCTATTTTTGGAATCACTAATGCAAATTTAGCCATTACGCTCTTAATCTTTGCAATTAGCCTTGCTTTACTTTATTATATCGGGCATTTAGTGGATAAAAACAAGGAATTCTTACTCATTAGAGTTACAGAAATCATCATTGGCAAGATTCCCGTGGTTAAAAGCATTTATTCTGGAATCAAAGAAGTTTTAAATATTTTTTCTGGAAAGAATAAAGAGGGCTATTTAGGTGTAGCTTATGTTGATATGGGAAATATGGAGCTTATGGGATTTATCACCAAAGAAGATGGGGATCATTATTGGGTTTTTGTCCCCACTACTCCCAATCCCACTTCAGGCTTTATCCTAAGAATCCACAAGGACAACATAAGAATATCAGATTTATCAGTCAGTGATGGATTTAAAAAAATCATTTCTTTAGGAGTTAAATAGTGTTGCAAAAAATAAAAGATTTTAGCGAACTTGTCATGTTTCAGCATAGCATTTTTTCTATGCCCTTTATTTTTATTGCAATGCTAACTGCCGCACAAGGTTGGTTTGGATGGAAACTGCTTGCATTTGGTGTGATTGCAAGCATTAGTGCAAGAAATTTTGCAATGGCGTTTAATCGCTATGCAGATAGGAAATTTGATAGCACAAATCCACGCACCAAGAATCGCCCAAGCGTTGATGGTAGAATCTCTCCTTTTGCGATGCTTATTTTTATTTTTATTAATGCATTGATTTTTATCCTTATGGGTTGGCTTATTAACCCCTTATGCTTTTATCTTTCTTTTCCGATTCTGCTCATCTTAGCAAGTTATTCTTTAATGAAGCGATTAACCTCAGCAGCGCATTTAGTTTTAGGACTTTCACTTGGATTGGCACCTATTGCTGGGGTAGCTGCCGTTAGTGGAGAGATTCCGCTATGGAGTGTTTGGCTTTGCTGTGGCGTTTTATTTTGGGTAGCGGGATTTGATTTGCTTTATGCCTTGCAAGATATTGAACACGATAAAAAAGAAGGCTTATATTCTATCCCAAGCGTTTTTGGAGTGCAAAATACACTCTGGATTTCGCGGATTTTTCATCTTTTAACACTAATTTTTTGGGCATTGTATATTATTAGTTCAGATTCTGGCGTTTTTATGTGGATTGGGCTTTTAATTTCAACAATAGCACTTGGCTATGAACAATTCCTAGTTTCAAGGAATTTTCAAAATATCCCCAAAGCTTTTTTTGCTGTTAATGGTTATTTAGGAATCGTATTCTTTGGTTTTTGTGTTTTAGATTTGATTTTTAGGAATTAAAATGGAAAAAAGTCGCTTAATTAATACTGCTCTTAAAATTCACTATGACACTGCACATAGCAACGCAGAAGAATTTGCTATTGAATTTAATAAACTCACGCAAAGCGATGAAGATCCAATAGGTGAATGGTTGCGTTTAATGCGTGCTAAAAAGGGAAATTTTGATAATGAAAACACAATAGTCCTAGAACTTTTAGTTGAAATTTATCGTAAGATTGAATTACTAGAACACAAGATTCAAGGTGAAACTAAATCTTATATTCCTTTAAGCAATGAAGGACTCATTACCACCATTGGGCATAGCTGCTTTAAAATAAAAGATTCCACATTACAAGAAGATACCCTTTATTATGGCAGAGTAGAATTGCCCACTTTTCCTACCCGCATTATTCCTATTTATTTTGTTTTTCATACTAATTTAGCATTAATTGAAAAAATTCATGCACGCGATGAAAATGAATGGGATAGCTATGTTGCTTCAAAAGAAAGGGCTCTCATTCGCTCTATCAAATCCAACAAAGGAGTTTAATAATGCTCAATGACGAAAATATTTTGCTTTGGATTATCATTGGAATTGCAATTGTTTTCATTCTTTTTGTGTTTTATCTTTATTTCAAAGAAAGAGAAAACACCAAACGATTTAATCGCTATGAGCATTCTATTGAAGAATTAAACAAAGAAGTCTATCGCCTCCAAAAAAAACTCAAAGATTCTGAAAATCACTTAGAAAAATTCCAACAATCTCTTAAGCAACAAATCTATCAAGAAACACGCTTAGAGATGAAAAATGTCCTTGATTCTAATCTGTTTGCACAAATCTCTCCCCTAAAATCCACTTTACAAAACCTTCAAGAAGAATGGAAAGATTATCAAGAAAAAATGGACAACAAAACCATTATCTTAGAAGAAAGAATCAAGGAATTTGCTTACACCCCAAGCAATCCTACTAACATTGATGAAGGAAGAATTGTAGCAATGTATAAAGATGGTTGGAGTGTAGATTCAATTGCCAAAGAATTACGAATTGGCAAGGGCGAAGTAGAATTCACTTTGAAATTTGCCAATTTAGATTAAAAGGATTTTGATGCTATTACGCGTTCCTGCTACAAGTGCTAATTTAGGTCCAGGATTTGATAGCTTAGGACTTGCCTTAGAGCTTTATAATTACTTTAGTTTAAAACCTTCCAAATTTTCTTCCATTCAAATCCATGGAGAAGGATCTAAAAATCCCAAATTACGAATCGACAATGTCTTTGTTAGAATCTTCAATGAACAACTTAAAAAACTCATTGGCAAAACTCTTCCTTTTAAATTTACCTTTGAAAATTCTATCCCTATTTCAAGGGGTTTAGGAAGTAGTTCGGCTGTTATTATTGGTGCTATTAGTGCTGCCTTTAAAGTTGCACAAATTCCGCTAGATAGACAAAAGATTCTTGATATTGCACTGCGCTATGAATCTCATCCAGATAATATTACTCCTGCTTGTGTGGGGGGATTTAATGCCTGTATGCTTTCTTGCAATCAAGTGCGTTTTATTAAAAAAAATCTGCCAAGCACTATTGAAGCTATTGTTGTCATACCCAATCAATCTATATCCACACATTTATCACGCAAAACCCTTCCCCAAAAATATTCTCAAAAAGATGCTATTTTTAATCTTTCTCACTCCACCCTTTTAGCTAGTGCATTTTTTGAAGAAAAATGGGATTTATTAAGAGAAGCTAGTATGGATCGTTTTCATCAATTTTTTAGAATGAAGCAAATACCCATTCTTTTTGAAGTGCAAAAAACCGCACTCAATAACGGAGCTTTAATGAGCACTCTTTCAGGAAGTGGTTCAACTTTTTTTAATCTTTGCTTCAAAGAAGACACCCAAAATCTCAAAAAAGCCCTAAATGATAAATTCCCAAGATTAAAAGTGCTACCATTAAAATTTGATAATTTTGGAGTGGTTTTTGATGATGAATTTAAGTTCTAGTTTGTTATAATAGAGATTTTATGTCTAATCCAATTAGAATGTGTGTGGTTTGCAGGGAAAGATTTGAGCAAAGGCAGCTTATCCGTTTGCAATATAAGGATTCAAAACTTAGTCTTTTTAATGGACAAGGAAGAAGTTTTTATATTTGTAAAAATTGCCAAAATACCCCAAAACTTATCAATTCTATCGCTAGAATTTGCAAAATTGACAAAAAATACAAAGAAAATTTAAAAGAATCATTAAAGGAGATTTTTATATAATGGAGAAAATCCGCATTAGTCAAATCGCTAAAGAAATTGGAAAAACCAGCAAAGAGATTCTTCAAAAAGCACAAGAATTAGGATTTGAAGCAAAAACTGCTTCTAGTGCCGTAACTACCGAACAAGCAGAAGAATTATACAATTATGTTTTATCAGGGAAAAGCATAGAAACCAAAGCAACAAAAACTGAAGCAAAGAAAATAAAAGAAGAATCAAAAAATCAAAAAACTGCCAAAGAATCAGGTGCTAAAAAAACCCAAACCAAAACAAGCACCAAAACTACCAAAGAAACTTCAAAAGATAAAAAAGCTAAAGAAATTACTCCAAAAGAAAATCAAGA
This portion of the Helicobacter canadensis MIT 98-5491 genome encodes:
- a CDS encoding malic enzyme-like NAD(P)-binding protein, yielding MEDLKQTYPDSLPYHQGGKLEVIPRTKVENEHDLSLAYSPGVAVPCKEIQKDPNLAYEYTSKGNLVAVISNGTAVLGLGNIGALAGKPVMEGKAVLFKKFADINAFDIEIDETNPDRFIEIVKAIAPTFGGINLEDIKAPECFYIESRLKEILDIPIMHDDQHGTAIISAAGIINGAKIANKNIQDLKMVVLGAGGAAIACAKIAQKLGVKEIIMFDSKGAITTHRKDSLNGFKKDFIIDRKIDTYKEALDGADIVLGLSRGDILEAKDIEGMNKNPMIFVMSNPIPEIDPKLIREVRPDAIIATGRSDYPNQINNVLGFPYIFKGALKARAKSINESMKLAAANALAQLAQEEIPPALKAELEKIHQRKFEFGKEYIIPSPFDWRLKDFISNAVAQAAIDSGVARIKAL
- the mnmA gene encoding tRNA 2-thiouridine(34) synthase MnmA; protein product: MKKVLLLMSGGVDSSYCAYLLQKQGYSVYGIYLKLHDKEEKHDYYTRNIQKCAESLNIPYQIVDERELFKKSVYDYFVDSYKKGLTPNPCAMCNPNVKFNIAFKLAKDLGCEFVATGHYAQIKNGRIAQAVDTHKDQSYFLFGLKPEWIEKIIFPLGDKKKEEIKPIALKELPWLGTLETYKDSQEICFVENSYIDVLKKHHKTEQKGDVLDSKGNKIGTHKGYMQYTIGKRKGFTIKGALTPHYVLKINPQDNTIIAGSKEELATNKVQALNLSLPKEWFQDNKVLDCEVKIRYKSHKIPAQITLMSNGNQDIITANLKESAYGVANGQALVLYNGNEVLGGGFIGDF
- a CDS encoding universal stress protein, producing MKNRIAVATDFSQKSLMALTKAIYLAKKLQYTLDIIHVVEYSIFHNPKKDKKAGKDALAKFLKNHFPNPEVEMQQFCYVGTIHKEINQHIKERECRLLCIGATGETQHLTDILLGSVTKQIVKKSPIPVLVAKNETLPDYTNIFSPTDFSEASSKIAKITKKFFPTAHLIFYHMISRPFEIRLGHYGANDEQISNFNQTLENKTKELAKKFLKNFPEHKNEVVLDSGILSYTRLLSVAENKNASLIALPTSGKVSFFALDVLENSKIDVFIWKF
- a CDS encoding ComEC/Rec2 family competence protein, which codes for MKNLCPPLFINYKERLVFSLFLLGVLICTLSYKYYQFHTLKSQKFPQIQANVILQYQKTKGQKRYFVLKLKSNFGTFYTTSWEDLKNLKNKRVSLKIILEKVNFWDFIKGFYAPSFQLALMQEEDFRKPLRDFILQQHKTLLMGEYYLSLFLSDPLPLPWRELAQSYGIAHIFAISGYHTGILSALGFLILGWIYTPLHRRYFPYRNRYFDLGIIVLSLLVGYYFLLTQSPSYLRALAMSCIAFFLLFRGLDILRLESFFWSIAILLAFFPSLIFSIGFYFSCLGVLYIFLFFKYFKIPHSFFKKLLYGLSINISTFFLMGIVVYYFFPPFSPLSLSSILLTPLFSLYYPFIFVAHFFGFGGLLDSMLLWWLSLETHTIILQPSFYLFIFCNFLTILAIFYRSAFFALFLLNFIYYLYGIILYFQIL
- a CDS encoding DUF502 domain-containing protein, which encodes MNELISKISKGIFVILPFLLLFWIFSFVYDFCAAIFYSIFGITNANLAITLLIFAISLALLYYIGHLVDKNKEFLLIRVTEIIIGKIPVVKSIYSGIKEVLNIFSGKNKEGYLGVAYVDMGNMELMGFITKEDGDHYWVFVPTTPNPTSGFILRIHKDNIRISDLSVSDGFKKIISLGVK
- the mqnP gene encoding menaquinone biosynthesis prenyltransferase MqnP, encoding MLQKIKDFSELVMFQHSIFSMPFIFIAMLTAAQGWFGWKLLAFGVIASISARNFAMAFNRYADRKFDSTNPRTKNRPSVDGRISPFAMLIFIFINALIFILMGWLINPLCFYLSFPILLILASYSLMKRLTSAAHLVLGLSLGLAPIAGVAAVSGEIPLWSVWLCCGVLFWVAGFDLLYALQDIEHDKKEGLYSIPSVFGVQNTLWISRIFHLLTLIFWALYIISSDSGVFMWIGLLISTIALGYEQFLVSRNFQNIPKAFFAVNGYLGIVFFGFCVLDLIFRN
- a CDS encoding DUF6115 domain-containing protein encodes the protein MLNDENILLWIIIGIAIVFILFVFYLYFKERENTKRFNRYEHSIEELNKEVYRLQKKLKDSENHLEKFQQSLKQQIYQETRLEMKNVLDSNLFAQISPLKSTLQNLQEEWKDYQEKMDNKTIILEERIKEFAYTPSNPTNIDEGRIVAMYKDGWSVDSIAKELRIGKGEVEFTLKFANLD
- the thrB gene encoding homoserine kinase; this encodes MLLRVPATSANLGPGFDSLGLALELYNYFSLKPSKFSSIQIHGEGSKNPKLRIDNVFVRIFNEQLKKLIGKTLPFKFTFENSIPISRGLGSSSAVIIGAISAAFKVAQIPLDRQKILDIALRYESHPDNITPACVGGFNACMLSCNQVRFIKKNLPSTIEAIVVIPNQSISTHLSRKTLPQKYSQKDAIFNLSHSTLLASAFFEEKWDLLREASMDRFHQFFRMKQIPILFEVQKTALNNGALMSTLSGSGSTFFNLCFKEDTQNLKKALNDKFPRLKVLPLKFDNFGVVFDDEFKF
- a CDS encoding DUF448 domain-containing protein, which gives rise to MSNPIRMCVVCRERFEQRQLIRLQYKDSKLSLFNGQGRSFYICKNCQNTPKLINSIARICKIDKKYKENLKESLKEIFI